In Streptomyces chartreusis, the following proteins share a genomic window:
- a CDS encoding ABC transporter permease: MTAVDLTVPATRSRTYWALADVWNIVRRGLTHYQRQPVNIAWQLGFPILSVLLYGYVFGSAMKVPGGGDYKDFLMPGMFVMTMAFGFINTATVVVYDSTKGVIDRFRSMPMSSSAVVAGRGVTDLIIACAELAIMMLTAFAMGWRPDGGFGFLGAFGLLLWLRFALIWIGVWLGLLVPNPEAAGGLFAVAFPLTMISSIFVAPQLMPDWLGWVAAWNPISSTAAAARDLFGTPVGGGDSWVEQHALLMAGVWPVILTAIFLPLAVRRFQKLSR, from the coding sequence ATGACCGCCGTCGACCTGACCGTCCCGGCCACCCGCAGCCGTACGTACTGGGCGCTCGCCGATGTGTGGAACATCGTCCGGCGCGGCCTCACCCACTACCAGCGCCAGCCGGTCAACATCGCCTGGCAGCTTGGCTTCCCGATCCTGTCCGTCCTCCTCTACGGCTATGTCTTCGGCAGCGCGATGAAGGTGCCGGGCGGCGGGGACTACAAGGACTTCCTGATGCCGGGCATGTTCGTGATGACCATGGCCTTCGGCTTCATCAACACCGCGACGGTCGTCGTCTACGACTCGACCAAGGGCGTCATCGACCGCTTCCGCTCGATGCCGATGTCCTCGTCCGCGGTGGTCGCCGGGCGCGGGGTGACGGATCTGATCATCGCCTGCGCGGAGTTGGCGATCATGATGCTGACCGCCTTCGCGATGGGCTGGCGCCCGGACGGCGGATTCGGCTTCCTCGGCGCGTTCGGGCTGCTGCTGTGGCTGCGGTTCGCGCTGATCTGGATCGGGGTGTGGCTGGGCCTGCTGGTGCCGAACCCGGAGGCGGCGGGCGGACTGTTCGCCGTGGCCTTCCCGCTGACGATGATCTCCAGCATCTTCGTCGCGCCGCAGCTGATGCCGGACTGGCTGGGCTGGGTGGCGGCCTGGAACCCCATCTCGTCCACCGCCGCGGCCGCCCGCGACCTGTTCGGGACGCCGGTCGGGGGCGGGGACTCCTGGGTCGAGCAGCACGCGCTGCTGATGGCCGGGGTGTGGCCGGTGATCCTCACGGCGATCTTCCTGCCGCTGGCGGTACGGAGGTTCCAGAAGCTGAGCCGGTGA
- a CDS encoding cellulase family glycosylhydrolase — MFGSLRRALCAVAAGILLPLAGAGVQPAGAAEPGAGGRTVRAAEAGAGYWHTSGRQILDAAGQPVRVAGINWFGFETGNNVVHGLWSRDYKSMIDQMRSLGYNTIRIPFSDDILKSSTVPNSIDFSGGKNADLQGLGSLGVLDRIVAYAGQSGLKVVLDRHRPDAGGQSALWYTAAVPESTWIANLKALATRYKGQDTVVGIDLHNEPHDPACWGCGDTARDWRLAAQRAGNAVLSVNPDLLIFVEGVQTFNGVSGWWGGNLMGVAQYPVQLDVPGRLVYSAHDYATSVAQQSWFSDPTFPANMPGIWDKYWGYIFKQNIAPVWVGEFGTTLQSTTDQKWLAALVDYLRPTSTYGSDSFHWTFWSWNPNSGDTGGILKDDWSTVDTAKDGYLTSIKAPGFPTGGGGDPDPDPGPGTAACAATYTVTSDWGGGFNAEVKVTNTGTAPVNSWKVTWTWPTTRQITSMWNATHTQSGQTVTATNATHNGTIAPSGSTTFGFGGTPGGGPTPTLTCTTT, encoded by the coding sequence ATGTTCGGCAGCTTGCGAAGAGCGCTGTGTGCGGTGGCGGCGGGGATTCTGTTACCGCTGGCGGGGGCCGGTGTGCAGCCGGCAGGTGCGGCGGAGCCCGGCGCCGGCGGGCGGACGGTCCGTGCGGCGGAGGCCGGCGCCGGCTACTGGCACACCAGCGGCCGGCAGATCCTGGATGCCGCCGGGCAGCCGGTCCGGGTCGCCGGGATCAACTGGTTCGGCTTCGAGACCGGCAACAACGTCGTGCACGGCCTCTGGTCACGCGACTACAAGAGCATGATCGACCAGATGAGGTCGCTGGGCTACAACACGATCCGCATCCCCTTCAGCGACGACATCCTCAAGAGCTCCACCGTCCCGAACAGCATCGACTTCTCCGGCGGCAAGAACGCCGACCTCCAGGGGCTGGGCTCGCTCGGCGTCCTGGACAGGATCGTGGCGTACGCCGGCCAGAGCGGCCTGAAGGTCGTGCTCGACCGGCACCGCCCGGACGCGGGAGGCCAGTCGGCGCTCTGGTACACGGCCGCGGTGCCCGAGTCGACCTGGATCGCCAACCTCAAGGCGCTGGCGACGCGTTACAAGGGTCAGGACACCGTCGTAGGCATCGACCTGCACAACGAGCCGCACGATCCGGCCTGCTGGGGGTGCGGCGACACCGCGCGCGACTGGCGCCTGGCGGCCCAGCGGGCGGGCAACGCGGTGCTGTCCGTCAACCCCGACCTGCTGATCTTCGTGGAGGGCGTCCAGACCTTCAACGGTGTCTCCGGCTGGTGGGGCGGCAACCTCATGGGCGTCGCGCAGTACCCGGTGCAGCTGGACGTGCCGGGCCGGCTCGTGTACTCCGCCCACGACTACGCCACGAGCGTGGCCCAGCAGAGCTGGTTCAGCGACCCCACGTTCCCCGCCAACATGCCGGGGATCTGGGACAAGTACTGGGGCTACATCTTCAAGCAGAACATCGCCCCCGTGTGGGTCGGCGAGTTCGGTACGACGCTCCAGTCGACGACGGACCAGAAGTGGCTGGCGGCGCTGGTCGACTACCTGCGGCCGACGTCGACGTACGGCTCCGACTCCTTCCACTGGACCTTCTGGTCCTGGAATCCCAACTCCGGTGACACGGGCGGCATCCTCAAGGACGACTGGTCGACGGTGGACACCGCGAAGGACGGCTACCTGACGAGCATCAAGGCTCCGGGCTTCCCGACGGGCGGCGGAGGCGACCCGGACCCCGACCCCGGTCCCGGCACCGCGGCATGCGCCGCCACCTACACCGTCACCAGCGACTGGGGCGGCGGCTTCAACGCCGAGGTGAAGGTCACCAACACGGGCACCGCCCCGGTCAACTCCTGGAAGGTCACCTGGACCTGGCCCACCACCCGCCAGATCACGTCCATGTGGAACGCGACCCACACCCAGAGCGGCCAGACGGTGACAGCGACCAACGCCACCCACAACGGCACGATCGCGCCGAGCGGTTCAACGACCTTCGGCTTCGGCGGCACCCCGGGAGGCGGCCCGACACCCACGCTGACCTGCACCACAACATGA
- the serC gene encoding phosphoserine transaminase — protein sequence MAEIQIPADIKPADGRFGAGPSKVRTEALDALAATGASLLGTSHRQAPVKNLVGQVREGIRDLFQLPDGYEVILGNGGSTAFWDIATHGLIENKSQHLTFGEFSSKFAKAAKLAPWLAEPDVITSDPGTHPEAVAEAGVDVYAFTHNETSTGVAMPIKRVAGADEGALVLVDATSGAGGLPVDVSETDVYYFAPQKSFASDGGLWIGVFSPAAIERAERIHASGRHIPEFFSLPTAIDNSRKNQTYNTPALSTLFLLNQQLEWINGQGGLDWAVRRTATSARTLYGWAEDIKYANPFVTDPAKRSAVIGTIDFTDEVDAAAVAKVLRANGIVDTEPYRKLGRNQLRVAMFPAIDPADIEALTKCVDYVIEKL from the coding sequence GTGGCTGAGATCCAGATTCCCGCTGACATCAAGCCCGCCGACGGACGTTTCGGCGCGGGCCCCTCCAAGGTGCGGACGGAAGCGCTGGACGCGCTGGCCGCGACCGGAGCCTCCCTCCTCGGTACCTCCCACCGCCAGGCACCCGTCAAGAACCTGGTCGGCCAGGTGCGCGAGGGCATCCGCGACCTGTTCCAGCTGCCGGACGGCTACGAGGTGATCCTCGGCAACGGCGGCTCCACCGCGTTCTGGGACATCGCGACGCACGGCCTGATCGAGAACAAGTCGCAGCACCTCACCTTCGGTGAGTTCAGCTCCAAGTTCGCCAAGGCCGCCAAGCTCGCCCCGTGGCTCGCCGAGCCCGACGTCATCACCAGCGACCCGGGCACGCACCCGGAGGCGGTCGCCGAGGCCGGCGTCGACGTCTACGCCTTCACCCACAACGAGACGTCCACCGGTGTGGCCATGCCGATCAAGCGCGTGGCCGGCGCCGACGAGGGCGCGCTGGTCCTGGTCGACGCCACCTCGGGCGCCGGCGGCCTGCCGGTCGACGTCTCCGAGACGGACGTCTACTACTTCGCCCCGCAGAAGTCCTTCGCCTCCGACGGCGGCCTGTGGATCGGCGTCTTCTCCCCGGCCGCGATCGAGCGCGCCGAGCGCATCCACGCGTCCGGCCGCCACATCCCGGAGTTCTTCTCGCTGCCCACGGCGATCGACAACTCCCGCAAGAACCAGACGTACAACACCCCGGCCCTCTCGACCCTCTTCCTGCTGAACCAGCAGCTGGAGTGGATCAACGGCCAGGGCGGCCTGGACTGGGCGGTGCGCCGCACGGCCACCTCCGCCCGCACGCTGTACGGCTGGGCCGAGGACATCAAGTACGCCAACCCGTTCGTCACGGACCCGGCCAAGCGCTCGGCGGTCATCGGCACGATCGACTTCACCGACGAGGTCGACGCGGCGGCCGTCGCCAAGGTCCTCCGCGCCAACGGCATCGTCGACACCGAGCCCTACCGCAAGCTCGGCCGCAACCAGCTCCGCGTAGCGATGTTCCCGGCGATCGACCCGGCGGACATCGAGGCACTGACGAAGTGCGTGGACTACGTGATCGAGAAGCTGTAA
- a CDS encoding FAD-binding and (Fe-S)-binding domain-containing protein — protein sequence MSELEAELRKAVRGEVGFDVTSRALTTMDASNYRRVPLGVVAPHDADDVAAVLEVCRDHMVPVVARGGGTSIAGQATGTGIVLDFTRHMNGLVSLDPDTRTAVVQPGLVLDRLQEAAAPHGLRFGPDPSTHSRCTLGGMIGNNSCGSHSVAWGTTADSVRELDVISGRGERLRLGQDWAGAPEGLREVVDGELARLRTGFPELPRRISGYALDALLPENGADVARSFCGSEGTLGIVTEAVVRLVEAPRARALAVLGYGDEGAAAEAAAGLLPYGPLTVEGMAADLVPSAHVLPRGGAWLFVETGGESQDEARARAEAIVRAADVVGSTVVTDPGGQRALWRIREDASGTATRMPDGGGTSLLERSRKLGGEAWPGWEDCAVPPQRLGAYLRDFRALLTAHGLRGTPYGHFGDGCIHVRIDFDLLTEPGVAAFRRFSEELAEVVVAHGGSLSGEHGDGQARAELLPKMYGHDMVRLFERAKGVWDPDDLLNPGMLVRPAPLDADLRFSVLPREPVDVAFGYPADGGDFSAAVRRCVGVAKCRTTSAAGPAVMCPSFRATGEEEHSTRGRARLLHEMLAGELVTDGWRSTEVRDALDLCLACKGCRSDCPVEVDMATYKAEFLHHHYEGRRRPAAHHSMGRLPQWLRLVARTRTAPLVNVLAAVPPFAWAAKRLGGIAPERDIPRLAARTFSRWWERREKAPVGTGGDLVLLWPDTFTEHLSPNVGQAAVRVLEAAGLRVALPPTVRWRTPSGGGEEVTVAMDPVSLLRGRERVCCGLTYISTGQLDRARAVLRRTLDLMEPVLGTAAPVVVLEPSCAAALRSDLPELLHDDPRARRLADRVLTFAEALERHAPDWTPPRVERPVVGQTHCHQHAVLGDAPDGRLREAAGLAGELSGGCCGLAGNFGFEKGHYEVSVACAEEQVLPAVRGAGEGAVVLADGYSCRTQLEQLAGVRGRHLAEVLAEGLGASG from the coding sequence ATGTCGGAACTTGAGGCAGAGCTGCGCAAGGCCGTCCGGGGTGAGGTCGGGTTCGACGTCACCTCTCGGGCGTTGACGACGATGGACGCCTCCAACTACCGGCGAGTGCCACTCGGTGTGGTCGCACCACATGACGCCGACGACGTCGCCGCCGTACTGGAGGTGTGTCGGGACCACATGGTGCCGGTGGTGGCACGGGGCGGCGGTACATCGATCGCCGGTCAGGCCACCGGCACCGGCATCGTCCTGGACTTCACCCGGCACATGAACGGACTCGTGTCCCTGGACCCGGACACCCGCACCGCCGTCGTCCAGCCCGGCCTCGTCCTCGACCGGCTCCAGGAGGCCGCCGCCCCGCACGGCCTCCGCTTCGGACCCGACCCCTCCACCCACAGCCGCTGCACCCTCGGCGGCATGATCGGCAACAACTCCTGCGGCTCGCACTCGGTGGCCTGGGGCACCACCGCCGACAGCGTGCGGGAGCTGGACGTCATCAGCGGGCGCGGGGAGCGGCTGCGGCTCGGACAGGACTGGGCCGGCGCGCCAGAGGGACTGCGGGAGGTGGTGGACGGGGAACTGGCCCGGCTGCGCACCGGCTTCCCCGAGCTTCCCCGCCGCATCTCCGGCTACGCGCTCGACGCGCTTCTGCCCGAGAACGGCGCCGACGTCGCCCGTTCCTTCTGCGGCAGCGAGGGCACCCTCGGCATCGTCACCGAGGCGGTCGTACGGCTCGTCGAGGCGCCACGCGCGCGTGCGCTCGCCGTGCTGGGGTACGGCGACGAGGGCGCCGCCGCCGAGGCGGCTGCCGGGCTGCTGCCGTACGGGCCGCTGACCGTGGAGGGCATGGCCGCCGACCTGGTGCCCTCGGCGCACGTGCTGCCCAGGGGCGGCGCCTGGCTGTTCGTCGAGACGGGCGGGGAGTCGCAGGACGAGGCACGCGCGCGTGCGGAGGCGATCGTGCGGGCCGCCGACGTCGTCGGATCGACGGTCGTCACCGACCCGGGCGGGCAGCGGGCCCTGTGGCGCATCCGGGAGGACGCCAGCGGCACGGCGACCCGGATGCCGGACGGTGGGGGCACCTCCCTGCTTGAGCGAAGCCGAAAGCTCGGGGGAGAGGCGTGGCCCGGCTGGGAGGACTGCGCGGTGCCGCCGCAGCGGCTCGGGGCGTACCTGCGGGACTTCCGCGCGCTGCTGACCGCGCACGGGCTGCGCGGGACGCCGTACGGGCACTTCGGGGACGGCTGCATCCACGTCCGTATCGACTTCGACCTGCTGACGGAGCCGGGCGTCGCCGCCTTCCGGCGGTTCTCGGAGGAGCTCGCCGAGGTCGTCGTGGCGCACGGCGGCTCGCTGTCCGGGGAGCACGGGGACGGGCAGGCGCGTGCCGAGTTGCTGCCGAAGATGTACGGCCACGACATGGTCCGGCTCTTCGAACGGGCCAAGGGGGTCTGGGACCCCGACGACCTGCTCAACCCCGGGATGCTGGTGCGCCCGGCTCCCCTCGACGCCGACCTCCGCTTCTCCGTCCTGCCCCGTGAGCCCGTGGACGTCGCCTTCGGCTACCCGGCCGACGGCGGCGACTTCTCGGCGGCCGTACGGCGCTGCGTCGGGGTCGCCAAGTGCCGTACGACATCGGCGGCCGGCCCGGCCGTCATGTGCCCGTCGTTCCGGGCGACCGGCGAGGAGGAGCACTCCACGCGCGGGCGTGCCCGGCTGCTGCACGAGATGCTCGCCGGGGAACTGGTGACCGACGGCTGGCGCTCGACCGAGGTGCGTGACGCCCTCGACCTGTGCCTGGCCTGCAAGGGCTGCCGGTCCGACTGCCCGGTCGAGGTCGACATGGCCACGTACAAGGCGGAGTTCCTGCACCACCACTACGAGGGCCGCAGGCGCCCGGCCGCGCACCACAGCATGGGCCGGCTGCCGCAGTGGCTGCGTCTCGTGGCACGCACGCGTACCGCTCCGCTGGTCAACGTGCTCGCCGCCGTCCCGCCCTTTGCGTGGGCGGCGAAGCGGCTCGGCGGGATCGCGCCGGAGCGGGACATCCCGCGGCTGGCGGCACGGACGTTCAGCCGCTGGTGGGAGCGGCGGGAGAAGGCCCCCGTCGGCACGGGCGGCGACCTCGTCCTCCTGTGGCCGGACACCTTCACCGAGCACCTGTCGCCGAACGTGGGGCAGGCGGCCGTACGGGTGCTGGAGGCGGCCGGGCTGCGGGTGGCGCTGCCGCCGACGGTGCGGTGGCGGACGCCGTCCGGGGGCGGGGAGGAGGTGACCGTGGCGATGGATCCGGTGTCGCTGCTGCGCGGCCGGGAGCGGGTGTGCTGCGGCCTGACGTACATCTCCACGGGGCAGCTCGACCGGGCCCGCGCGGTGTTGCGGCGCACGCTCGACCTGATGGAGCCGGTGCTGGGGACGGCCGCGCCGGTCGTGGTCCTGGAGCCGAGCTGCGCCGCGGCCCTGCGCTCGGACCTGCCGGAACTGCTGCACGACGATCCGCGGGCCCGTCGGCTGGCCGACCGTGTCCTGACCTTCGCGGAGGCGCTGGAGCGGCACGCACCCGACTGGACGCCGCCGCGCGTCGAGCGGCCTGTGGTCGGCCAGACCCACTGCCACCAGCACGCGGTGCTGGGTGACGCGCCCGATGGCCGTCTGCGCGAGGCGGCGGGTCTCGCCGGGGAGCTGAGCGGCGGCTGCTGCGGTCTCGCGGGCAACTTCGGCTTCGAGAAGGGGCACTACGAGGTGTCGGTGGCGTGCGCGGAGGAACAGGTGCTGCCGGCGGTGCGGGGAGCGGGGGAGGGGGCGGTGGTGCTGGCGGACGGGTACTCCTGCCGGACCCAGCTGGAGCAGTTGGCCGGGGTGCGGGGGCGGCATTTGGCGGAGGTGTTGGCGGAGGGGCTGGGGGCGTCCGGGTAG
- a CDS encoding lipid II:glycine glycyltransferase FemX — MPLLLRPITRDEHLAFVAARPSASHMQVPSWGDVKPDWRAESVGWFDGEGRMAGAGLVLYRPLPKLKRYLAYLPEGPLIDWHAPDLVERWLEPMLAYLKGQGAFSVKMGPPVVARRWNTEAVKAAIADPAARRLRDAEPTSYEPGAQDIADRLRRSGWRQTEPGGEDGFAAGQPRYVCQVPFAGRTPDDIHRGLNQQWRRNIKKAEKAGVKVVQGGYEDLPVFYDLYVETAERDRFIPRPLPYFQRMFTALTAEHPDRMRLYLAHHDGDTLAAATMLTVGEHVWYSYGASTSRKREVQPNNAMQWRMMTDAHELGAAVYDFRGITDTLEESNHLLGLLRFKVGAGGEAIEYLGEWDFPLNRMLHKALDLYMARR; from the coding sequence ATGCCCCTCCTCCTCCGGCCCATCACCCGCGACGAGCATCTGGCCTTCGTCGCGGCCCGCCCGTCCGCGAGCCATATGCAGGTCCCGTCCTGGGGCGACGTGAAGCCGGACTGGAGAGCGGAGAGTGTGGGCTGGTTCGACGGGGAGGGGCGCATGGCGGGCGCGGGGCTGGTGCTCTACCGGCCGCTGCCGAAGCTGAAGCGCTACCTGGCGTATCTGCCCGAGGGCCCGCTGATCGACTGGCACGCGCCCGACCTCGTGGAGCGGTGGCTGGAGCCGATGCTCGCGTATCTCAAGGGCCAGGGCGCCTTCTCCGTGAAGATGGGCCCGCCCGTCGTCGCGCGGCGCTGGAACACCGAGGCCGTGAAGGCGGCCATCGCCGACCCGGCCGCCCGCCGGCTGCGGGACGCGGAGCCGACGTCGTACGAACCGGGCGCCCAGGACATCGCCGACCGGCTGCGGCGGTCCGGCTGGCGGCAGACCGAGCCGGGCGGCGAGGACGGCTTCGCCGCCGGGCAGCCGCGCTACGTCTGCCAGGTGCCGTTCGCCGGCCGGACGCCGGACGACATCCACCGCGGCCTCAACCAGCAGTGGCGGCGCAACATCAAGAAGGCCGAGAAGGCGGGCGTGAAGGTCGTGCAGGGCGGCTACGAGGACCTGCCCGTGTTCTACGACCTCTACGTCGAGACCGCCGAGCGCGACCGTTTCATCCCGCGCCCGCTGCCCTACTTCCAGCGCATGTTCACCGCCCTCACCGCCGAGCACCCCGACCGGATGCGGCTCTACCTCGCCCACCACGACGGCGACACCCTCGCCGCCGCCACGATGCTGACCGTCGGCGAGCACGTCTGGTACTCCTACGGCGCCTCCACCAGCCGCAAGCGCGAGGTCCAGCCCAACAACGCCATGCAGTGGCGAATGATGACCGACGCCCATGAACTCGGCGCCGCCGTCTACGACTTCCGAGGCATCACCGACACGCTGGAGGAGTCCAACCACCTGCTCGGCCTGCTGCGGTTCAAGGTGGGCGCCGGCGGTGAGGCGATCGAGTACCTGGGGGAGTGGGACTTCCCGCTCAACCGGATGCTGCACAAGGCGTTGGACCTGTACATGGCGCGCCGCTGA
- a CDS encoding EamA family transporter, protein MSTPDAATPSPTLTRAVPEPSAGAPRRWGSLGPVGLVLAGGISVQFGGALAVSLMPRAGALGVVALRLLVAAIVLLVVCRPRLRGHSRTDWSTVIVFGITMAAMNGLFYQSVARIPLGPAVTLEVLGPLALSVLSSRRAVNFVWAGLALAGVFLLGGGGFGSLDPIGVVFALAAGAMWAAYIIFSARTGRRFPQADGLALAMAVGAVLFLPLGIAESGTKLTDPVTIGLGAAVAILSSVLPYTLELLALRRLPAATFAILMSLEPAVAATAGFLILDQALSALQALAIALVIAASMGAVRTQVGRGRAKTVTS, encoded by the coding sequence GTGAGTACCCCTGACGCCGCCACGCCCTCACCGACCCTCACCAGGGCCGTCCCTGAGCCGTCGGCCGGTGCCCCGCGTCGCTGGGGCTCGCTCGGTCCCGTGGGCCTGGTGCTGGCCGGCGGGATCTCGGTGCAGTTCGGCGGCGCCCTCGCGGTGAGCCTGATGCCGCGGGCCGGTGCGCTCGGTGTGGTGGCGCTGCGGCTGCTGGTCGCGGCGATCGTCCTGCTGGTGGTCTGCCGCCCCCGGCTGCGCGGTCACTCCCGCACCGACTGGAGCACGGTGATCGTCTTCGGCATCACCATGGCCGCGATGAACGGCCTCTTCTACCAGTCGGTCGCCCGCATCCCCCTGGGTCCCGCGGTCACCCTGGAGGTCCTCGGCCCGCTCGCCCTCTCCGTCCTGAGCTCGCGCCGCGCCGTCAACTTCGTCTGGGCCGGACTCGCGCTCGCCGGTGTCTTCCTCCTCGGCGGCGGAGGCTTCGGCAGCCTCGATCCCATAGGTGTCGTATTCGCCCTGGCTGCCGGCGCCATGTGGGCGGCCTACATAATCTTCAGCGCCCGCACGGGCCGACGCTTCCCCCAGGCCGACGGACTCGCCCTCGCGATGGCGGTGGGAGCCGTACTGTTCCTGCCCCTGGGCATCGCCGAGTCCGGTACGAAGCTCACCGACCCGGTGACCATCGGGCTGGGCGCGGCCGTGGCGATCCTCTCCTCGGTCCTGCCCTACACCCTCGAACTCCTCGCCCTGCGCCGCCTGCCCGCGGCGACCTTCGCCATCCTGATGAGCCTGGAACCGGCCGTCGCCGCCACCGCCGGCTTCCTCATCCTCGACCAGGCCCTCTCCGCGCTACAGGCCCTGGCCATCGCCCTGGTCATCGCGGCGAGCATGGGAGCGGTGCGGACCCAGGTGGGACGGGGGCGCGCGAAGACCGTGACCAGTTGA
- a CDS encoding TIGR03084 family metal-binding protein, producing the protein MSDPTPVFDDLREESEELERLVADSSPEQWALATPAPGWTVAHQIAHLAWTDHSALLAVTDVKAFHELVEEALQSPGSFVDNGAEEGAALPPAELLTRWREGRAALDTALREAPPGTKVPWYGPPMSAASMGTARLMETWAHGQDIADALGVVRTPTDRLRHVVWIGVRTRDFAFGVNGIPTPFEEFRIELVAPSGELWTYGPEDASQRVTGPALDFCLLVTQRAHRSDLALRAEGPDADRWFDIAQVFAGPPGEGRAPKGATR; encoded by the coding sequence GTGTCCGATCCGACGCCCGTGTTCGACGATCTGCGCGAGGAGAGCGAGGAGCTCGAACGGCTCGTGGCCGATTCGAGCCCCGAGCAGTGGGCGCTCGCCACACCGGCGCCCGGCTGGACCGTCGCCCACCAGATCGCGCACCTTGCCTGGACGGACCACTCGGCGCTGCTGGCGGTGACCGACGTGAAGGCGTTCCACGAACTGGTGGAGGAGGCGCTGCAGTCGCCGGGGTCCTTCGTCGACAACGGGGCCGAGGAGGGCGCCGCGCTGCCGCCCGCCGAACTGCTGACGCGGTGGCGGGAGGGAAGGGCCGCCCTGGACACGGCGTTGCGCGAGGCCCCGCCCGGCACCAAGGTCCCCTGGTACGGCCCACCCATGTCGGCCGCCTCCATGGGTACGGCCCGGCTCATGGAGACCTGGGCCCACGGTCAGGACATCGCCGACGCACTCGGTGTGGTGCGCACACCCACCGACCGGCTCAGGCATGTGGTGTGGATCGGAGTACGCACCCGTGACTTCGCCTTCGGTGTGAACGGGATCCCGACGCCGTTCGAGGAATTCCGCATCGAACTCGTCGCACCCTCGGGCGAGTTGTGGACGTACGGCCCCGAGGACGCCTCGCAGCGGGTCACCGGCCCCGCGCTCGACTTCTGTCTCCTGGTCACCCAGCGCGCCCACCGCTCCGATCTCGCGCTGCGCGCCGAAGGCCCGGACGCCGACCGCTGGTTCGACATCGCCCAGGTCTTCGCCGGCCCACCCGGAGAGGGCCGCGCGCCGAAGGGGGCGACCCGGTGA